Proteins encoded in a region of the Pelobates fuscus isolate aPelFus1 chromosome 11, aPelFus1.pri, whole genome shotgun sequence genome:
- the LOC134577021 gene encoding nicotinamide N-methyltransferase-like — protein MSSTGLKHYHDKNYPAKRAVEVYFCDDRFPLINENMEFPMEQIHKDIDSGIVKGETLIDFSVTASANHLIPACNGFKDIYVVGVNKVNINEFEKWRQNKQDAVNFSYGAKVHHKLEGGRTSLLFSESQYSVKPPSREAWHVKEDKIRQAIKGVIQWDISNDDQVPVDLPQADCVLSLYLLHVISKDKEAFQSNLKKMTSRLKIGGSLLLFLATNMTFYIIDDHKFFFLTIDEDFMKQAVINAGFVIEKWNVLPSKKNCDLVDYDSIIHVRCRKERNA, from the exons ATGAGTTCCACCGGCCTCAAGCATTATCATGATAAGAATTACCCGGCAAAAAGAGCAGTTGAAGTTTACTTTTGTGATGATCGTTTCCcattaataaatgaaaacatgGAGTTTCCAATGGAACAAATTCATAAAGACATCGATTCAG GAATCGTGAAGGGAGAAACATTGATTGATTTCAGTGTTACAGCCTCAGCAAACCATCTTATACCAGCCTGTAATGGATTCAAAGATATATACGTGGTAGGAGTTAATAAGGTCAACATCAATGAATTTGAGAAATGGCGTCAAAATAAACAAGACGCTGTTAACTTCTCATATGGGGCGAAGGTTCATCATAAGCTAGAAGGAGGAAG AACTTCACTACTTTTCTCTGAGAGCCAATATTCCGTTAAACCTCCTTCAAG AGAAGCATGGCACGTGAAGGAAGACAAAATAAGACAAGCAATTAAAGGAGTAATACAATGGGATATTTCTAACGACGATCAGGTCCCTGTCGATTTACCCCAAGCAGACTGTGTTCTCAGTCTATATCTACTGCATGTTATCAGCAAAGACAAAGAAGCCTTTCAGAGCAACCTGAAGAAAATGACATCCCGACTTAAAATAGGGGGGAGCCTGTTACTATTTTTAGCCACAAATATGACATTTTATATAATTGATGATCACAAgttcttttttttaacaatcGATGAAGATTTTATGAAGCAGGCTGTAATTAATGCTGGTTTTGTCATTGAAAAGTGGAATGTATTGCCTAGCAAAAAAAACTGTGACCTGGTTGATTATGATTCCATAATTCATGTAAGATGTCGCAAGGAAAGAAATGCTTAa
- the LOC134577019 gene encoding nicotinamide N-methyltransferase-like, giving the protein MKATGPRERTQRTPEGVVKGEALIDFSVGASANHLIPACNGFRDIYVVEVNDLNINEFEKWRQNKQDAVNFSYGAKVHHTLEGGREAWHVKEDKTRQAIKGVIKWDISNDDQVPFDLPQVDCILSLFLLDVISKDKDAFQNNLKKLTSRLKPGGHLILFTALNMTFYKVDGEKFFILTLDEQFVKQSVINAGLVIEKVNVLPSKKNCDLIDFDAILHIRACMKTV; this is encoded by the exons atgaaAGCCACTGGACCCCGGGAGAGGACCCAGAGGACTCCtgaag GAGTAGTGAAGGGAGAAGCGTTGATTGATTTTAGTGTTGGAGCCTCAGCAAACCATCTTATACCAGCCTGCAATGGATTCAGAGATATATATGTGGTAGAAGTTAATGATCTCAACATCAATGAATTTGAGAAATGgcgacaaaataaacaagatgctGTTAACTTCTCATATGGAGCGAAGGTTCATCACACATTAGAAGGAGGCAG AGAAGCATGGCACGTGAAGGAAGACAAAACAAGACAAGCAATTAAAGGAGTAATAAAATGGGATATTTCTAATGACGATCAGGTCCCTTTTGATTTACCCCAAGTAGATTGCATTCTCAGTCTGTTTCTACTGGACGTTATCAGCAAAGACAAAGACGCCTTCCAGAACAACCTGAAAAAACTTACATCTCGACTAAAACCTGGGGGGCATCTGATACTGTTTACAGCCTTAAACATGACATTCTATAAGGTTGATGGGGAGAAATTCTTTATTCTAACACTTGATGAACAGTTTGTAAAACAGTCTGTAATTAATGCTGGGCTTGTCATCGAAAAGGTTAATGTATTGCCGAGCAAAAAAAACTGCGACTTGATTGACTTTGACGCTATACTGCACATAAGAGCTTGCATGAAGACTGTTTGA